The genomic region GCCGCGCTGTGGCTCTGTTCCGACCAGTCCTCCTTCACCACCGGCGCTGCCGTCCCGGTGGACGGAGGATGGACGGCGCGTTGACCGCTGTGCGTGCCCCCTCAGCCGGGACTCCCCCCCGGCAGCAGGGCCGGACGCCCGGGTGCGGCGACCGAACCGAGCACCAGGCGCCACAACTGCGCCAGTACGTCAGGGCTCTCGCCCCATGTGGCCGGGGTGTGCACCGGCGGGCTGTCGGTGCCGGCCAGCATGCACCTCACCAGGGTGCACAGCAGTTCGGCCGAGCAGCTCTCGCTCAGGTCACCCCTCGTATGCGCCCGGGCCGCGAGGCGGCCGACATCGTCCAGCCAGAGCTGGTGCCAGGAACCTTCCGTGCGGGTGGTTTCGCGGCTGAGGCGGGAAGCTGCCCGCACGGTCGGCTCGGTGCGCAGCAGCCACGAGATCTCGTGAGTGAGGTCGATGACGTTCTGCAGCGGTAGCTGCGAGCGCCTCAGCGTGTGCTCCACGGCGGCGCGTGTGCAGGCCGCACCGTCCTCGCACACAGCCCGCACCAGAGCGTCCTTGGTCGGAAAATGGAAGGTGAGCGCCCCCAAGGTCACCTCTGCTTGCGAGGCTATGCGCGCCAGGGATGAACCTGCGTAGCCGTGCTGGGCAAAGCCTGCCGCAGCCGCGAGTAGCACTCGGCGGCGTGTGTGCGCGGCTCGTGTCTGCGCCACGTTGTTGATCCCTCTGTCATGAGTCGGCCGGAAGCCCCCCGTCGTGCGGGGTGGGCCCACCCCGGTGGGCCCACCCCGCGTCATATGGCGGTGCTGGCCAGTTCGCCGCCACGCCCCCAGTAGGACTGGTCAACCTCGCGAATGATCACCGTGACAGCCTCCGCGGGGCAGCCGGCACCCCGGGCGACGGCTTCGGTGACTTCCTTGACGGTCCGGGCCCGCTCGTGCACCGAGCTGCCCCTCCAGCAGTCGATCTGAACAACAGGCATGCTTCCTCCTCCAGTTGGTGATGCACGCACCACCTTACATAACATAAAGAGCTTTTTTTTTGCTATGGTGAGATCCGAACCCGAACCCGAGACCGTGTCGAGCCGGCCTCGCGGCGGACTGTCATGCCCATGAGCATGTGAGGAAAGGGGACGACCATGCAGCAGACGAACGCCACCCTTCAGCCGGGCGCACCCGCGCCCCGGCGCCCCGGAACGGGCACCCGCCGCCCGCGCGCGGCCGTCGACCTCAGGCCACGCGCGGGCGGTATGGCGGACAGCCCCGTCCTGCCCGCCCCCTCGCTCGTCCCCGGCGGGCGATGCCTTCCCGCCGAGGCGAGCGCGCTGATCGGTGAGGCCCGCTCCGCAGCGGCATTCGCCCTCCCGCGGCCCGAGACCGCCGCTGAACTGCAGCGGATGGAAGAGTGCTGGCGCCCCCTGAGGGCCCGCGCGGTCCTGGTGCGCGCCCTGTACCCCAGCGAGGTCCTCGGCGACGAAGCCGCACTGCGGCACCTGGAGCAGGTGCGCGCCCTCGGGGTCGAGTGCCGTGTCCTGCCGGTGCAGCAGATCTTCACGGCCGTCATCGACCAGCGGGCCGTCTACATGGCCGAGGACGGGATCGGCCGGACCTTCCGCGGGCCCGGCGAAGTCGCCCTGCTGGCGGAGGCCTTCGACCGGCACTGGGCCTCCGCGGCCCCGGTGGCAGCTGTCGCGGTACGCCTTACGGTTCAGCACCGCACGGCGCTGCAGCTCATGCGGTCCGGCATGAAGGACGACAAGATCGCACGGCTCATGAAGATCTCGCCCCGTACCCTCAGCCGCCTGATCGCGGTGGCCATGGAGGAGCTCGGTGCCGGCAGCCGCTTCGAGGTCGGCGCCAAGGCCCAGGAGCTGCACCTCCTGAGCTGACGCGCGCGGCGCTACGGTCTGCGGGCCGCTCCGCCCTCCAGTGTTTCCACCACGTGCCGCAGTTCCTTCCGCATGACCCACACGAGAGAGGCCAGCTCCAGAGGGCAGGCGCTGGCGCCGAAGGTGTGGTCTGCCCGCCGCAGGATTTCCGTGAGTGCCGAGAGGTCGATGCCCCCGTCGGCTCCTGCCTCCTTCGGGGAGTTCTCCATGTTCTTCTCGGGCATATCCGCTCCGATCCACGCCGGTGAGAAGTGTCGATTCCTTTGATGTCACCACAAGGACTGGGTGGCGACTACGGAGTGGCGGCAGTACGCCAATTCCGGAGCGAGATCGACTGATTTTTCGAAGAGCTTCTCCGAAAGTCTCAAAAGTGCGCCGAAAGGCAATGTGCGACGGAGGCCGACGGGCTGTCATGGGCCGCTGACCTGCAAATCTGTTACCCATCGGAGTGGCGACGATTCGCCAGGCGAATCCCCGCCATCCTGGACGCTGGATTTTCCGTCCCTTCCCACGGCAGCATCTGTTCCGAAGAGCAGAAATGAATGCCAGGCGGAAGGAAGAAAGTGCATAGTCTTCTCGAAATCAGCGATGAGGTAGCGGACGCGCTCACAGGAAAACGTCCCGTCGTGGCTCTTGAGTCCACGGTCATCGCGCACGGAATGGCCTACCCCGGCAACGTCGAGACCGCCCTGTCCATCGAGAAGGCCGTCCGTGACGCTGGAGCGGTCCCCGCGACGATCGGCCTGGCCCGGGGGCGCTTCGTCGTCGGGATGACCGAGGACCAGGTCGAGGAGTTCGCCACCAGTACCGGCATCCCCAAGGTCAGCAGCCGTGACATCGGCCCCGTCCTCGCCGGAGGCGGCCTGGGAGCCACCACCGTGGCCTCCAGCATCGTCGCCGCCGACCTGGCGGGTATCCCGGTCTTCTCCACGGCCGGCATCGGCGGCGTCCACCGCGGCGCCCAGCAGACCCTCGACATCTCTGCCGACCTGGTGCAGTTCACCCGCAGCAAGGTCGCCGTGGTCTGCGCGGGTGCCAAGAGCATCCTCGACCTCGGCCTCACCCTGGAGTACCTGGAAACCCTCGGGGTCCCCGTCATCGGTTACCAGTGCGATGACTTCCCGGCGTTCTACTGCCGCTCGTCCGGGTTTCCCAACCCCCAGCGCATGGACCGGCTCGACACCGTCGCAGCCACCATGCGGGCCCACTGGGCGGCGGGCATGGCCGGGGGAGCGCTCGTCACCCACCCCATCGCCGAGCCGGACGCCCTGGACGGCGCCCAGATGGAAACCGTCATCGCCGACGCGCTCGACGCCGCGGAGGCGGCCGGCGTCCGCGGCCCGGCCATCACGCCCTACCTGATGAAGGCCGTGTCCCAGGCCACCGAGGGCCGCAGCGCCACCGCGAACCGGGCGGTCCTCATCTCCACCGCCCGTGTCGCGGGCGAACTCGCCGTGGCGTATGCCAGGCACACCACGGACGCACCGTGATCAGGGGAGCCGTCTTCGACCTGGACGGCACTCTGGCCAACACCCCCACCGCGATCTCGCGGCTGCTCGTCGACGTGGCCGCCGAATTCGGTGTCACGATCACTCCCGAGCAAGCGGCCCCCACCATCGGCAAACCGCTCGAACCCTCGCTCGCCACCCTCCTCGGCTGCGCGGTGGACGACCCCCGCACCGTACGGGCCACCGACCGCTACCGTGCCCTGTTCGACCAGGAAGTCCTCAGCCAGGGCGCCGACCTGCTCTTCCCCGGCGTGAGCCAGGGACTGCGCACCCTGCGGAACCAGGGAATGCACCTCGCCGTCGCCACATCGAAGATCTCTCCCAGCGCCGAGAAGCTGCTTACCGCCACCGGCCTGCGCGACCTCTTCGGCCCGGTCATCGGCAACGACATGGTGCACCGCGGCAAACCGGACCCGGAGATGGGTCTGCGCGCCGCAGCCGAACTGAACATCGCTCCCCGGGATTGCGCCTACATCGGTGACACCGTCACCGACCTGCGTATGGCCCGGGCCGCGGGCATGATCCCCGTCGCCGTGACCTACGGCGTCGACAGCCTGAACACCCTTGCCCACCACACCCAGTGGCTCCTGAGCAGCTTCCCCGACGTGGTGCACACCCTGACCGATCTCGCCGCGACCACGGCTCGCGAGCGCTAGTCCCTCAAGGACTCTTCATGACGCAGAAAACCGAAGAAACCACCGCCCGTCCTCCCGAAGCCGTCCCCGCTTCCCCGCCCAAGGCGGAGGGCGCCAAGATGACCCCGAAAGAGGCATGGGCCCTCGCCGTCCTCGGCTGCGGGCTGTTCCTGGCGACGATGGACTTCTCCATCGTCTACGTGGCCCTGCCGAGCATCGGCTCCGCCCTGTCCCTCACCGAGAGCTCACTGCAGTGGGTGGTCAGCGGATACGCCATCTTCTTCGCCGGATTCCTCCTGACCGGAGGTCGCGTCGGCGACAGGTTCGGTGCCCGCCGCGTCTTCCTGGGTGCGACAGCCCTGTTCGGTCTCAGCTCGCTGGCCGCCGCGATGACCGACGACTTCACCACTCTCATCATCGCCCGCGCTCTCCAAGGCGTCGGAGCGGGCCTGCTCGACCCCTCCACCCTGGGCCTGATCCAGCAGATCTTCCCGGCAGGCCCCAAGCGCAACCGCGCCATGACCATCTGGGGCGCCGTCGGCGCCATCGGGCTTGTGGGCGGCGTCGCCCTCGGCGGACTGCTCACCGCCGTGGCCTGGCAGTGGGTCTTCCTCGTCAACGTGCCGTTCGCCGCTCTGGTCATCGGCCTCGGCTTCTTCCTCCTGCCCGGCCGCCGCACCGACGCCGGCGCGCCGACCCCCCTCAACGCACTCAGCGCCGTCCTGGGCACCGGCTCCATCCTCCTGCTCGTCCTCGGCCTGACCAGGCTCGGCGACGTCGGCCTGGCCGACGTCACCACCTGGGCGCCGCTCATCGGGTTCGCCGTGCTCGCCGCCGGCTGGGTGATCCGCGAACGCACCAGCGTCAGCCCGCTCATCGCCCGCCAACTGTGGCGCACCCGGTCCCTGATGGTCGCCTGCCTCATCGATGCCTGCTACGTCCTGAGCATCGGCGTGCAGTTCTTCCTGGTCACCCTCTTCCTGCAGAACGAGCACGGATTCAGCCCGCTCGCCGCCGGCCTGGCCTTCCTGCCGCTCACCGTCACCGTCATCGTCGGCAACGCCGTCACCGACAAGCTCATCGCCCGCCTGGGCGCCCGCACCATGCTCGTCACCGGCCTGCTGACCGCAGCGGCAGGACTCGCCCTCCTCGCGGCCAGCGTCCACGTGGAGAGCTACGCCCTGGGTATGGTCCCCGGACTGCTGCTCTCCGGAGTCGGCAACGGCATCGCCTTCCCCGCCCTGTTCATCTCCGCGACCTCCGACATCCCCGGCGAGAACCAGGGCGTCGGTGCGGCGATGCTCACCACCACCCAGTACGTCTTCACCTCACTGGGCCTGGCGGTCCTGGTCCTGGTCCTGGGAAGCGACCCGGGCGTGGGCAACTACATGACCACCTTCATCTTCAGCGCCGTCGCAGCCGCGCTGGGTGCCCTCGTCGCAGCCCTCGGCATGCGCCGTACCTCCACCGCACCCACCCCCTGATCCCCGGCGCCGGCCGCCCGGCCCGAACGTCGGGCGGCCGGCGCCCCGAGCAGAAGGCGAAACCGCCATGGAGATCCTCGCCAGCCGCATCGTCGTGCGCCCCACCGACCCGGAGGCCAGCCGCAGGTTCTATCGCGACCTGCTGGGCCTGTCCGTCTATCAGGAATTCGGCAGTGGGCCTGAGCGCGGCACCGTCTTTCACCTGGGCGGCGGCTACCTCGAACTTGTCGGCCGCAGCACCCGCCCGCTCGACGAACAGCCGGCGATGTGGCTGCAGGTCCGCGACCTGGCCACCACCCGCGCCCAGCTCCTCTCCAACGGTGTCACGCCGGCCCGCGATGCCGAGGCCGAACCGTGGGGCCTGTGGGAGATGCACCTCGCCGACCCCGACGGCATACAGATCTACGTCGTCGAGATACCGCAGAACCATCCCTTCCGTTTCGGCGTTCCCGCGCCGGAGGCCCAGGAACCCGTCCCGCTGGAGAAGCAGGTCGCAGCGGCCGAGGAACGCCTCAAAGGATCGTTCCTGTGACCCTGTTCACCCATGAGGACGCGTCCCACCTCGGTGTGCCCGGCCAGGCCGAGTCGGTGACCATCGGCACCAATACCTGCACCATGCTCATTCCCACCGAGGCCACCCACGACGGATTCGGCCTGTACTCCCTGGCCATGCCGCCCCACGGCCCCTTCGCCTCCCCGCACTTCCACAAGGAGATGACGGAGGTGTTCATCGTCCGCACGGGGCAGGTGCAGCTGCTGCGCGGCAACGAATACGTCACCGCCGACGCAGGAAGTGCCCTGTACGTCCCACCAGGCACCCCGCACGGATTCGCCAATGTCGGTGAGGACCCCGCCGAGCTGCTGATCGCCTTCATGCCCGGCCGCCATCGCGAAGGCTTCTTCCGCGGCATGGCGGAGCTCATCCAGGAAGACCAGGTGCCGCCCACCCAGGAACAGCTCACCGAACTCGCCGAACGCTACGACCAGTACCGGTATCTGCCCTAGCAGAGAAGGAAACCGACCGTGTCCACCCGCCTCGCGCGCAGTCCCCTGCCCTCACTGACCGGCATGCGTTTCGCCGCCGCAGCGCTGGTTTTCGTCTCACACATCGCAAGCAACCGAATATTCGCCGACCCATCCACCGACAACTGGTTCTTCGACGTCTTCAACCCCGCGGGCTGGATGGGAGTCGGCTTCTTCTTCATCCTCAGCGGTTTCGTCCTGACCTGGTCGGCCCGAGAGGGCGACACCGTCACCGGCTTCTGGCGCCGCCGCCTCGCCAAGATATTCCCCAACCATCTTGCGACCTGGCTCGCCGGCTTTCTCCTGATGGTCGTGACCGGGGAATTCCTGAACGCCTTCCACGTCATCCCCAGCGCCTTCCTGGTCCACACCTGGATCCCGCGCATGGACGCCCTGTCGAGCACCAACGGACCGAGCTGGTCCCTGTGCTGCGAACTCGTCTTCTACCTGGCCTTCCCGTTCATATTCCGGCTGGTCAAGAAGATCCGCCCGGAGCGGCTGTGGGCCTGGACCCTCGGTGTGCTGGCCGCCATCGCCGGATGGGCGGCCTTCGTCTACGCCGTACTGCCCAAGGATCCCGAAATCGTCTGGGCCCCCATGCCCTTCTGGCACTTCTGGGCCATCTACAACCCGCCGCCGGTCCGCATGCTCGACTTCCTGCTCGGCATCCTCGTCGCCCGCCTGGTGATCACCGGCCGGTGGATCCGCGTCGGCTGGCCCACCGCCGTCACCCTCCTGCTCGCCGGTTACGTCGCCATGGTCTTCGTGCCGCCGGAGTTCGGCATGATGGCCGTCACCGCCGGCCCTCTCGCGGTGCTGATCGCCACTGCCGCCAGCTCGGACGTCAACAGCACGCGCTCACCCTTCCGCGGCCGCACCATGATCTGGCTCGGCGAGGTGTCCTTCGCCTTCTACATGGTCCATTACCTGGTCCTGCACTTCACCCTCAAGGCCCTCGGAGCACGGGTCGCCTGGTCCCTGCCCGAGGGGCTCGCCGTCGGCGCGGGGATCGCCCTGATCACCCTGGCCGTCGCCCACCTGACGTACACCTACATCGAGATGCCGGCCATGCGCCGCTTCAGCCGTCCGCGCCGCCGCACAGCCACCCCCATCTCGACGGCCGCCACCGGCGCAGCGGCCCCCGTCGCGCTCGCCCAGCCGCTGGCAGCACCTGCCGAGCCTCTGCCCACCCCATCCGGCCCCCGCCCCGGCCCGGAGCCGGCCTCGGCCGAACGACCCCGCGAGCCCGTCGACTTCGGCCCCGCCTAGGCACACCTCCACCGACGAGACGAGAGGAACACCATGACCAGCGCCCCCGCCCTCACCGGCCGCGGTGCCATCATCCCCAGCACGGACCTTGCCTTCCAGCCCCTCGACGGCTGCCAGGTGGCCTGCGCGGTCGGCCCCCATCTGGGCGCCGTCGAAGTCCGCCTGGACGTCGTGCGCATCCCGCCCCACCACCAGTGGAGCCCGGAGCAGGCGAAAACGCAGGAGAACGTCGTCGTCGTCTTCTCCGGCAGCGGCACCGGCCATGTCGGCCCCCAGCACCAGCCGGTGGAAAGCGCCGACGCCATGTACTCCCCGACCGGGCAGCCCTACGCACTGCGGACCGGCGACCAGGCGATGACCGCCTACCTCTGGAGCAGCCGCCTGCCCGCCCCGCACACGCCCCCCACCGCCCCGCGCCACTTCTCCAGCCTGTGGAACGAGGAGACCCAGCTCAAGGGGTTCAGCGGCACCGAGCAGGGAGGGTCGGGCAAAACCGCCACCATGAACTTCCTGTTCTGGCCCGGAACCGGCTCGCCCCGCCTGTGCCTGCACTGCGGCTTCATGCAGCCCGGCGAGTACTTCAACGTCCACACCCATCCCCACAGCGAGGAAGCGTTCATCGCCTTCGAGGGCGAGGGCCAGCTGCACCTCGACGGGCACTGGTACGACGCGGCCCCCGGAGACGTCCTCTTCGCACCACCCGGGGTTCCGCACGGCACGCGCCACTACGACATCCCGGGCGCGCCCAGGTTCGCCACCTGCGGCGGCCCCACTCCCTTCGACCCGGTCCTCTACGAGCGGGCCGGCGTCTCAGCAAAGGTTCGGTGACACACCATGTGCAGGATCTACGGCCACTTCGACGCCCGGGCCACCCGACACGAACTCCGCTCCGTGGCCGCGGCACAGCGCCACGGCGGGCCCGACGCCCAGACCCACCTCACCGGCCACGGCTGGGCCCTGGGAAACAACCGCCTGGCGGTGATGGACCTGGACGGCGGAGACCAGCCCTACACCTCGGGCGACGACATCGCCGTGGTGTTCAACGGCGAGATCTACAACCACCAGGAACTGCGCGCCTCCCTCCGCGCCAAGGGGCACCAGTTCGCCGACCACTGCGACGGATCGATTCTGCCCGCCCTCTACCTCGAGTACGGGCCGTCCTTCGCGGAGCACCTCGACGGCATGTACGCCATTGCCGTCGTGGACCTGCGCGGCGAGCCCACCTTGTGGCTGGCCACCGACGAACTCGCCATGAAGCCCCTCTACTACCACTGGAACGCTGCCGCCAGGCACCTGTACTTCGCCTCCGAACTTCCCGCCCTGCTGGCCTTCCGCAACGTCCCCGTCACCCCCTGGGAAGCCGGCCTGGACAGCTACCTCACCACCAAGACCCCCTTCGGCGAACAGACCATGTTCGAGGGGATCCGCGTACTGCCGGCCGCCAGCACCGTCAAGGTCACCCGAAGTCAGGGCATGCACATCACGCAGCGGGCCACCTCCCGCACCCGGTCCTTCCACGACACCGAGGAGGACGCCGCCGTCCAGGTGCAGCACCTCCTGCGAACCGAGGTGCACCGCCTCACCGAAGCCGACGTCCCCGTCGCCGCGATCACCAGCGGCGGACTCGACTCGAGCTTCGTCACCACCCTGGCCGCCGAGAAGGTCCGCGACCTCCACACCTTCAACATCGCCTACACCGGAAACTGGCCCGCCGACGAACGCCACTTCGCCCGCGAAGTCGCCGAGTACGCGGGCAGCACCCACCACCAGGTGGAAATCGACCCCGCCCACTTCCCCCGCATGCTCAACGACGTCGTCTGGCACCTCGGCCAGCCCAACGCCGATCCCATCACCCTGGCCACCCACGCGCTGTTCGCGTCCGTCCGCGACGCCGGGTTCAAGGTCGCCATCACCGGTGACGCCGCCGACGAACTCTTCGGTGGATACGACCGCATCAGCCGTGCCGTCAACGCCCCCTCCGGCAGCGACTGGGTCACCCCGTACCTCGATGAACTCGCCGCCATCCCCCGCGCTCACCGCGAGACCCTGTACACCACGGACTACCAGCACTTCCTCCAGCACACCACCTCCGCGGCGCAGCAGCACACCGCACAACTGCGCGCGCACCCCGGCGACACCATGGCTGCCCTCACCGACTTCGAGATCGGCCGCCGGCTGCCCGCCTACCACCTGCGCCGCGTCGACCACCTCAGCATGTCCGCCTCCGTGGAGGTACGGCTCCCCTTCTGCCAGCCCAGCATCGTGCGCTACGCCCGCTCCCTGCCCACCCACTTCAAGGTCGACGCACAGCGCCGCAAGAAGGTGCTGTACGGAGCAGCAGCCGGCCACCTGCCCCCCTCGGTCCTGAACCGGCCCAAGCAGCCCTTCACCCTGCCGATCACGGCGATGCTCTCCGCCGGCCAGCCCCTGATGGCCTACGCCCGCGACATCCTCGGCTCCGACCAGATCCGCCGGCGCAACCAGCTCGACGCCCGTCAGGTCGCCCATCTGCTCGACCTCCAGACGCGCACCCCCAATGACAAGGCCTCCATGGCCATCTGGTCGCTGCTCATCCACGAACTGTGGCTGGAGCAGTTCTGCACCAGCACGAGCCAGGCACGCCAGGAGGTGACGGCGTGATCGGCCACATCGCGCGGGCGGTCGGGGCGCCCACGGCGACTCTCGTCCTCGACCAGCGCCGCCTGCCCCAGGACGAGGACCGACTGCGCCCGCTGCTCACCCAGATACGCAGACAGCTGCAGAGCACCGGACGCGGCGACATCCTCAAGTTCGCCCTCGTCGCGCCCTCCGACCACCCCCTGTTCGACCTCGACTACCGATTCGTCCAGGCACTGCCCGGCGGCGTCGACCGCTTCGACTTCCAAGGCAGTTGCGGGCACTCCATCCTCGCCTCCGTGGTCGCGGCAGACAGCCAGCACTGGCTGCCGCGCCTGACCCCCGGCGGCCGGGTCAGGGTCCGCGTCCTCAACAACGGTGACCACGTCGTCTGCGAGGTGGATGAGGCCCGCCGGCGCAGCAGCCTGTTCACCGTCCACTTCCTTCAGGACGCCGGCGTCAGCCTCAGCAACCTGCTCCTGACGGGTAACGCCCAGGACCGGCTCCTGACACCCGACGGGCTCTACCCGGTCTCCCTGGTTTCCATGGGCAACCCGTACGTCTTCGTCGACGCGGCCGACCTCGGCATCACCAGCCAGGAGGAGCTCTTCACCGCCGGGGACGGTCTGTTCACCCGGCTGCTCAAGATCCGCAGTGAAGCGGCAGTCCTGCTCGACCAGCCGGCCGAAAGCGTCTTCCCGAAGATCGCGGCCGTCGGCGCCTTCCAGCCCGGACGGCTCGCACTGCGCGCGATCTCCGTGCCCAAATGGCATCCCAGTCTCGCGTTGACCGGCACCACCTGCGTCGCAGCAGCCGCCGCCATCCCCGGAACCGTCGTGCACGACCTCGCCCAGCGCAGCGGCATCCCCCGCGGAGCCATCGAGCTCGACACCCCCGGTGGCGCCACCGCGGCCACCGTCGCCACCACCGGCAACGGCACCCTCGACGACGTCCTCGACTGGGTCAGCGTCAGCCACAAGCTCGCACACCTCGATGAACCCACCGACCTGAACGCATTCCACAGCATGGAGGAACCGGCATGGCAGCCCGTAGCAGTGTGATCAGCACTCCGGCGCCCACGCGCGACGAACTCGCCGAGAAGTACGCCGACCTCCACGCCGTCCTGCGACGCCACGCTCATGAAGCCGACGAGACCGCACAGCTGCCCGCGCAGGTCTTCACCGCCCTGCGCGCATCCGGCATCCTCGGCGCCGCCATCGACACCGCCTTCGGCGGTCTGGGCGGCGACGCACAGCTCACCAACCGGCTCGTGGAGCAGGTCGCGGCCATCGACCCCTCCGTCGCCATCATCCTGTTCCAGCACTACGCGGTCAGCGCCCGCATCAACGAATGGGGTACACCCGAGCAGCGCAAGCGCTACCTGACCAAGCTCGCCGCAGGCCACTGGCTGGCCGCCTCCGCATGGAGCGAAACCGGCGCGGGCGCCGACAAGCGCAACCTCGCCACCAAAGCCGTGCCCACTGCCGACGGCTGGGTACTGGACGGAGCCAAGTCCTTCACCACCGGCGCAGGACTCGCCCACCTCTACCTCGTGCTCGCCCAGACCAGCGAGCCCACCACCACCAGCACCTACGGCAGCGACGGCCAGACCTTCTTCCTCATCGAGGCGGACACCCCCGGTCTCATCGCGGACACAGGCATGGATCTGGTGGGCATGCGCGCCTCCGCGACCGGATTCGTCGAACTCCGCTCCTGCCACGTGCACCGGGACGCCGTCCTGGGCGCCACCGGCAGTGCCGTCCAGATCATCGCGGGCGTCCGGGAATCCGGTGCCACGCTGGGCGCCGTGGCCCTGGGCATAGCCGAGACCGCCCGCACGCTCGTACTCGCCCACGCCCAGCACCGCGGCCTGGGCGGACAGCAGGCCGTCGCCTTCCGGCTCGTCGACCTCGCGGCCCGCGTCGCGTCCGCCCGCGCCCTGGTCGACAGCGCGGGACGACGCGACACCCCCGACCCCGGCACCACCACCCTGTACAGCAAGCTCGTCGCCACCCAGGTCTGCGAAGACGCCGTCAACGAGGCACTGCGACTGCTGGGCAGCGCCGGCTACCTGAACACCCACCCCCTCAACAGACTCGCCCGGGACGCCCGCGCCGTGGGCCTCATGGGACCCGTGAGCGACCTGTGCCGACAACTGGTGAGCACGTCGTGGACCAGCTGACTTCCACCACCACACCCTCAGGAGCATCAGTGGCACCCCTGTACGAGCTCGCCATCACCAACGTCCGCATCGTCACCCCCCGTGGTGTCCAGCCGGGCACCGTCGCGGTGAACGGCGAACACATCGCCGCAGTCCTTCCAGAGCACACGGACGTCCAGGCACAAGCCACCCTCGACGGCGGAGGGCGCTATCTCCTCCCCGGCGTCATCGACTCGCACGTCCACTTCCGCACCCCCGGCCTCACCCACAAGGAGGACTGGCTCCACGGCAGCAGGGCAGCCGCCGCGGGCGGTGTCACCACGGTCATCGACATGCCCAACACCCAGCCACCGCTCATCGAACCCGAGCTCGCCCAGGAGAAGGCCGCTCTCATCGACGGCAACTCCCTGGTGGACTACCGCTTCCACCTCGGTGTCACCAGCACCAGCGTCGAAGCGCTGCGCCGTCTCCAGCCACGCCAGGCGACCTCGGTCAAGGTGTTCATGACCGGCCACCACACAGCCCCCCACATCATCCGAGACCACGAGGTTCTCGACCAGATCTTCGCCATAGCCGCCGAAAAGCGACTCCGCTTGGTTCTCCATGCCGAGGACGACGCCGTCTTCTCGCTCCTGGAGGAGCACCAGGACCCGCCCACGACCTACACGTCCTACGAGGCCGCCCACCCCCGGAGCGGCGGCATCGTCGCCGTCTCCCGTGTCATCGAACTGGTGCGCAAGCATGGCACCGCCGCACACGTCCTGCACGTATCCAGCTCGGAGGAAGCCGCGCTCCTGCTGGCCGCGAAGCGTGCAGGACTGCCCCTCACCTACGAGGTCACCCCCCACCACCTGTCGTTCTCCGCCCCGGACACCGAACGGCTCGGCGCCCGTATCAGGCTCCGCCCCGCCATCCGATGCCTCACCGACCAGCAGAGACTCTGGGACGCGGTCATGTCCGACGACGTGGCGACCATCGGCAGCGACCATGCACCTCACACCGTGGAGGAGAAGCTGCGGCCCGCGGCTGACGCACCCCCTGGCCTGCCCGGAACCCAGGAGA from Streptomyces sp. QL37 harbors:
- a CDS encoding tautomerase family protein translates to MPVVQIDCWRGSSVHERARTVKEVTEAVARGAGCPAEAVTVIIREVDQSYWGRGGELASTAI
- a CDS encoding pseudouridine-5'-phosphate glycosidase, with translation MPGGRKKVHSLLEISDEVADALTGKRPVVALESTVIAHGMAYPGNVETALSIEKAVRDAGAVPATIGLARGRFVVGMTEDQVEEFATSTGIPKVSSRDIGPVLAGGGLGATTVASSIVAADLAGIPVFSTAGIGGVHRGAQQTLDISADLVQFTRSKVAVVCAGAKSILDLGLTLEYLETLGVPVIGYQCDDFPAFYCRSSGFPNPQRMDRLDTVAATMRAHWAAGMAGGALVTHPIAEPDALDGAQMETVIADALDAAEAAGVRGPAITPYLMKAVSQATEGRSATANRAVLISTARVAGELAVAYARHTTDAP
- a CDS encoding HAD family hydrolase yields the protein MIRGAVFDLDGTLANTPTAISRLLVDVAAEFGVTITPEQAAPTIGKPLEPSLATLLGCAVDDPRTVRATDRYRALFDQEVLSQGADLLFPGVSQGLRTLRNQGMHLAVATSKISPSAEKLLTATGLRDLFGPVIGNDMVHRGKPDPEMGLRAAAELNIAPRDCAYIGDTVTDLRMARAAGMIPVAVTYGVDSLNTLAHHTQWLLSSFPDVVHTLTDLAATTARER
- a CDS encoding MFS transporter, with translation MTQKTEETTARPPEAVPASPPKAEGAKMTPKEAWALAVLGCGLFLATMDFSIVYVALPSIGSALSLTESSLQWVVSGYAIFFAGFLLTGGRVGDRFGARRVFLGATALFGLSSLAAAMTDDFTTLIIARALQGVGAGLLDPSTLGLIQQIFPAGPKRNRAMTIWGAVGAIGLVGGVALGGLLTAVAWQWVFLVNVPFAALVIGLGFFLLPGRRTDAGAPTPLNALSAVLGTGSILLLVLGLTRLGDVGLADVTTWAPLIGFAVLAAGWVIRERTSVSPLIARQLWRTRSLMVACLIDACYVLSIGVQFFLVTLFLQNEHGFSPLAAGLAFLPLTVTVIVGNAVTDKLIARLGARTMLVTGLLTAAAGLALLAASVHVESYALGMVPGLLLSGVGNGIAFPALFISATSDIPGENQGVGAAMLTTTQYVFTSLGLAVLVLVLGSDPGVGNYMTTFIFSAVAAALGALVAALGMRRTSTAPTP
- a CDS encoding cupin domain-containing protein, which produces MTLFTHEDASHLGVPGQAESVTIGTNTCTMLIPTEATHDGFGLYSLAMPPHGPFASPHFHKEMTEVFIVRTGQVQLLRGNEYVTADAGSALYVPPGTPHGFANVGEDPAELLIAFMPGRHREGFFRGMAELIQEDQVPPTQEQLTELAERYDQYRYLP
- a CDS encoding acyltransferase, with amino-acid sequence MSTRLARSPLPSLTGMRFAAAALVFVSHIASNRIFADPSTDNWFFDVFNPAGWMGVGFFFILSGFVLTWSAREGDTVTGFWRRRLAKIFPNHLATWLAGFLLMVVTGEFLNAFHVIPSAFLVHTWIPRMDALSSTNGPSWSLCCELVFYLAFPFIFRLVKKIRPERLWAWTLGVLAAIAGWAAFVYAVLPKDPEIVWAPMPFWHFWAIYNPPPVRMLDFLLGILVARLVITGRWIRVGWPTAVTLLLAGYVAMVFVPPEFGMMAVTAGPLAVLIATAASSDVNSTRSPFRGRTMIWLGEVSFAFYMVHYLVLHFTLKALGARVAWSLPEGLAVGAGIALITLAVAHLTYTYIEMPAMRRFSRPRRRTATPISTAATGAAAPVALAQPLAAPAEPLPTPSGPRPGPEPASAERPREPVDFGPA
- a CDS encoding cupin domain-containing protein is translated as MTSAPALTGRGAIIPSTDLAFQPLDGCQVACAVGPHLGAVEVRLDVVRIPPHHQWSPEQAKTQENVVVVFSGSGTGHVGPQHQPVESADAMYSPTGQPYALRTGDQAMTAYLWSSRLPAPHTPPTAPRHFSSLWNEETQLKGFSGTEQGGSGKTATMNFLFWPGTGSPRLCLHCGFMQPGEYFNVHTHPHSEEAFIAFEGEGQLHLDGHWYDAAPGDVLFAPPGVPHGTRHYDIPGAPRFATCGGPTPFDPVLYERAGVSAKVR